A genomic region of Denticeps clupeoides chromosome 17, fDenClu1.1, whole genome shotgun sequence contains the following coding sequences:
- the dgkzb gene encoding diacylglycerol kinase zeta isoform X2 encodes MDTFFRRHFMRKSGGKADDEEFCRHRRPSVAIPTSRARRRSSVGLPSSALSQRRRSSVQVQGALPFFRETCPGPARAGKGGSGRRRSSTTTPRANPRFAVRRKAAGKLRTIDTHLLGPSMLLASLIQMTEQDEGGILPPGEKQVEVRENSRGARSRSGCLLLEGDSDGDCQGPNSDSEDSQHSEVDVSDREIEDTSLWQKKGVEPLSTVVECEQPRPLIRPPRCLRRNSSHLSPGGVSPHGIGYHGTQHRRRRISTISKAGSPWPGRGLPLPNHRNSTCWRFSSNPLLGTYYDPRLETWSGFLSKAIAKTGQQLVAQSSTTMPAKLDDNREISNCVDWSENAAYGQHVWFETSVSGDFCYVGDQHCMAKALQKSIPRHKCAACKISVHSLCMEQLEKINFKCKPSFRDPGTKFIREPTVVRHHWVHRRHQDGKCRQCGRGFQQKFSFHSKDIVAISCSWCKQAYHNKVTCFMLKQIDEHCSLGAHAAVIVPPTWIIRVRRVQASLKSSKKKKRTSFKSKSIKKGPEEGRWKPFIVKPVPSQHLKPLLVFVNPKSGGNQGAKIIRSFMWYLNPRQVFDLSQGGPNEGLEMYRKVPNLRILACGGDGTVGWILSALDQLKLDPQPPVAVLPLGTGNDLARTLNWGGGYTDEPVSKILSHVEDGNIVQLDRWNLTVKPNADAPQEEKDEQQTDKLSLDVFNNYFSLGFDARVTLEFHESREAKPEKFNSRFRNKMFYAGTAFSDFLAGSSKDLAKHIRVVCDGTDLTGKIQELKLQCLLFLNIPRYCAGTTPWGNTTEHRDFDPQRHDDGFLEVIGFTMTSLATLQVGGHGERLCQCKEAILSTFKPIPMQVDGEPCKLAPSIIKICLRNKANMVQKTKRRISLQQINGQQSIAEKQIQVRCISMHDYDSLHYDNDKLREASVPLGVITVPVDSDLETCRTEIQKLCDQEATDGTNSDAVIPQKLSPKWCFLDCTTADRFYRIDRAQEHLHYATEMAQDELFILDTELVTKETVGTSPGMPHLMDSCGESVDNADQLAFPSSSSLPTTSAEGQMNTSFQLLIFCWSYRMCNENIVVKTTRPAAIQMKNLCSC; translated from the exons ATGGATACTTTTTTCAGGCGCCATTTCATGCGGAAGTCAGGTGGGAAGGCTGATGATGAGGAGTTCTGCAGGCATCGGCGTCCTAGTGTAGCGATCCCCACCAGCAGGGCACGCCGGCGCTCCAGCGTGGGCCTTCCATCTTCTGCCCTGTCCCAGCGCCGGCGCTCCAGTGTTCAAGTACAGGGAGCTCTCCCGTTTTTCCGGGAGACGTGTCCCGGGCCCGCTCGGGCAGGCAAGGGTGGCAGCGGTCGCCGTCGCTCGAGTACCACCACTCCGCGCGCAAACCCTCGCTTTGCTGTGCGGCGCAAGGCTGCTGGGAAACTGCGCACCATAGACACGCATCTGCTAGGCCCCTCCATGCTGCTGGCCAGCCTGATCCAGATGACCGAGCAGGATGAAGGAGGGATTCTCCCCCCCGGAGAAAAGCAGGTGGAGGTCCGTGAGAACAGCAGAGGCGCGAGGTCGCGCTCAggctgcctgctgctggagGGAGACAGCGACGGTGACTGCCAGGGTCCGAACAGCGACTCTGAGGACAGCCAGCATTCTGAGGTGGATGTGTCTGACCGGGAGATTGAGGACACGTCTCTGTGGCAGAAGAAGGGTGTGGAGCCACTGAGCACAGTGGTTGAGTGTGAACAACCGCGGCCCCTCATCCGTCCACCCCGGTGCCTGAGACGCAACTCCTCCCACCTGTCACCAGGAGGGGTGTCCCCACATGGCATCGGTTACCATGGCACTCAGCATCGACGGCGGCGCATCTCCACCATCTCCAAAGCTGGGAGCCCCTGGCCAGGAAGGGGACTTCCTCTGCCCAACCACAGGAACTCGACCTGCTGGAGGTTCTCCAGTAACCCACTGCTGGGGACCTATTATGACCCCAGGCTGGAAACATGGAGTGGGTTCCTCTC AAAAGCCATTGCAAAAACCGGTCAGCAGTTGGTTGCCCAGTCCAGCACCACCATGCCTGCCAAGTTGGATGACAACAGAGAGATCAGCAACTGTGTAGACTGGAgt GAGAATGCTGCTTATGGCCAGCATGTGTGGTTTGAGACCAGTGTTTCTGGGGATTTCTGCTATGTTGGAGACCAGCACTGCATGGCGAAGGCTTTG CAAAAGTCGATTCCTCGGCATAAATGTGCAGCCTGCAAGATATCAGTTCACTCTCTCTGCATGGAGCAGTTAGAAAAG ATTAATTTCAAATGCAAGCCATCCTTCAGAGATCCAGGAACAAAATTTATCCGTGAG CCCACTGTCGTCAGGCACCACTGGGTCCACAGGAGGCACCAGGATGGGAAATGTCGGCAGTGTGGACGG GGCTTCCAGCAGAAGTTTTCCTTTCACAGTAAGGACATAGTCGCCATCAGCTGTTCATGGTGCAAACAGGCG TATCACAACAAGGTGACGTGCTTCATGCTGAAGCAGATAGACGAGCACTGTTCCCTCGGGGCTCACGCTGCGGTCATCGTTCCTCCAACCTGGATTATACGCGTCCGCAGGGTGCAG GCCTCCTTAAAATCAAGCAAAAAGAAGAAACGAACATCATTCAAGTCAAAGTCCATAAAAAAAGGACCAGAG gaagGGAGATGGAAACCTTTCATAGTGAAGCCTGTTCCCTCACAGCACCTGAAACCTTTGCTTGTGTTCGTCAACCCAAAGAGTGGAGGAAATCAG gGAGCAAAAATTATCCGGTCTTTCATGTGGTACCTTAATCCACGGCAAGTGTTTGATCTGAGCCAAGGAGGACCGAATGAGGG GTTGGAAATGTACCGTAAAGTGCCCAACCTGCGAATCCTGGCTTGTGGAGGTGATGGAACA GTGGGCTGGATCCTTTCTGCTCTGGACCAGCTGAAGTTAGATCCTCAGCCTCCTGTGGCTGTGCTCCCTCTGGGAACGGGCAATGATCTGGCCAGAACGCTCAACTGGGGAGGG GGATACACTGACGAGCCAGTGTCAAAGATTCTCTCTCATGTGGAAGATGGGAATATTGTACAGCTGGATCGCTGGAATCTGACCGTGAAGCCAAATGCGGATGCACCTCAGGAAGAGAAGGATGAGCAGCAGACAGACAAA CTTTCCCTTGATGTCTTTAATAACTACTTCAGCCTTGGCTTCGATGCTCGTGTAACACTGGAGTTCCATGAGTCTCGAG AGGCCAAACCTGAAAAGTTCAACAGCCGTTTTCGGAACAAGATGTTCTATGCAGGC ACGGCATTCTCAGACTTCCTGGCCGGCAGCTCTAAAGACCTTGCAAAGCACATCAGAGTGGTG TGCGATGGCACAGATCTCACCGGTAAAATCCAGGAGTTGAAACTTCAGTGCCTTTTATTCCTCAACATTCCCAG ATACTGTGCTGGCACCACGCCATGGGGGAACACGACTGAGCACCGTGACTTTGACCCTCAGAGACACGACGATGGTTTCCTTGAAGTCATTGGCTTCACTATGACTTCACTG GCCACGCTGCAGGTTGGAGGTCATGGAGAGAGACTCTGCCAATGCAAGGAGGCCATTCTGAGCACCTTCAAGCCCATTCCCATGCAGGTTGACGGGGAGCCGTGTAAACTGGCCCCATCAATTATCAAGATCTGCCTGAGGAACAAGGCCAACATGGTGCAGAAAACCAAGAGGAGGATTTCCCTCCAGCAAATCAATGG TCAACAGTCCATTGCTGAGAAACAGATCCAAGTGCGGTGCATTAGTATGCACGACTATGACTCTCTGCACTATGACAATGACAAGCTGAGGGAGGCCT CTGTTCCACTGGGCGTCATTACAGTACCAGTTGACAGCGACCTGGAAACCTGTCGCACTGAGATTCAGAAACTATGTGACCAGGAG GCGACAGATGGCACGAATTCAGATGCTGTAATCCCCCAGAAACTGTCCCCCAAGTGGTGCTTCCTGGACT GTACAACAGCAGACCGTTTCTACAGAATAGACCGTGCTCAG GAGCACCTCCACTATGCCACCGAAATGGCCCAAGATGAGCTCTTCATCCTCGACACAGAGCTGGTCACCAAGGAGACTGTAGGCACTTCTCCAGGAATGCCCCATCTGATGGACTCCTGTGGTGAGAGTGTGGACAATGCAGATCAGCTTGCCTTCCCCAGTTCCTCCAGTTTGCCCACCACTTCAGCAGAGGG CCAGATGAACACATCCTTCCAGCTTCTCATCTTTTGTTGGAGCTACAGAATGTGCAATGAGAACATAG TGGTGAAGACAACACGGCCTGCAGCAATTCAAATGAAG AACCTTTGCAGTTGCTGA